One Rhododendron vialii isolate Sample 1 chromosome 2a, ASM3025357v1 genomic region harbors:
- the LOC131316197 gene encoding uncharacterized protein LOC131316197, which produces MTLAMCKKLRGCKDLLKEWDRANFGDLCLRIVGIKEQLLDVQKQLGNGNNPDFRALEKELIRKLEDLWQKNAMFWHQRSRVKWLQMGDKNSRFFHLTTIQRRQRNQIVRLKDNDGVWHSENKEIAGIIKNHFQSLYDTPPARDFGDLLSLIEPIITPEMNACLVKEVSLDEVGAAVFAMGPLKAPGSDGFPGLFYQTYWDVVGDVVFEAVQNFFQNGVLLREVNHSNVTLIPKVANPETISQFRPISLCRFVHKIISRILTTRLQTLMGSIISEQQSAFITGRQVHDNIIVAHEVFHFLKHKRVGSKASVAIKLDLNKAYDRVCWEPGTSCFKSWLNWVSIKSGLIGLSNVGVRLNIPSMSMGARFALENKSLAGVRMRKRCPVVSHSLFADDSLVFLDAVPQFCTNFKELMNCFSEASGLSLNVHKSSLSFSANTPDNLKNEIKGILGMKEMEGSTTYLGLPALWGRSKKESMGYLRDRIIRKVQGWSNNHLNQAGKEDFESFNLALLAKQFWRLLTNPNALWARVLKGLYFNNKSCMEAVRGASPSWSWCSLLEGRNLIQEGVQWSVGNGESIQFWDDNWIPDLNGTKVASLPNVQREPLKVVEFINHVTKTWDSEKLKCVVPAAEVEAICKIPISLTGLPDKLIWKHTNSGNYTVKSGYGQWFLNNARNNQAAPSTSHVPPKTMWNRLWNIPTNPKVRMFMWKVVCNWIACRENLFKRKCATSPICSICDHESESIEHLLFHCPWSRAVWFGSGKSYWVLRNERVTADKWMEDLLCGDLAKETTKEDIGCIFQLCWAIWKSRNNWATFAKVRNSPTVAAPVGRRNPPPPGVLKINCDGAYQSSRSYAAFGIIARDSGGLARFLRCDRVKSSSALAIEAWALRIACAIALAMDVSVVIFESDCKNLIDSINDPKAQVGWQISTTVENIKRWAGAKQWSFVWTNRKNNSAAH; this is translated from the exons ATGACGTTGGCGATGTGCAAAAAACTTCGAGGTTGTAAGGATTTGCTGAAGGAATGGGATCGTGCTAATTTTGGGGACTTGTGCCTCCGAATTGTTGGTATAAAAGAACAATTGTTGGATGTTCAGAAACAGCTTGGAAATGGTAACAACCCAGACTTTAGGGCCTTGGAGAAAGAGTTGATTCGTAAGCTAGAAGACCTATGGCAAAAGAATGCGATGTTTTGGCACCAACGTTCTCGGGTAAAATGGTTGCAAATGGGGGATAAGAACTCTCGTTTCTTCCATTTGACTACCATTCAAAGAAGGCAACGAAATCAGATAGTGAGACTAAAGGACAATGATGGAGTTTGGCATTCTGAAAATAAAGAGATTGCGGGGATCATTAAGAACCACTTCCAATCCCTGTATGATACCCCTCCTGCTAGGGACTTTGGGGACTTACTGAGTTTGATTGAACCTATTATTACGCCGGAGATGAATGCTTGTTTAGTAAAAGAAGTCTCCCTTGACGAAGTGGGAGCTGCTGTATTCGCAATGGGACCTCTTAAAGCGCCGGGATCTGATGGTTTTCCAGGGTTGTTTTACCAGACTTATTGGGATGTAGTTGGTGACGTTGTCTTCGAAGCGGTGCAGAATTTCTTCCAAAATGGGGTTCTTCTTCGAGAGGTAAACCATTCAAATGTTACACTCATCCCTAAGGTTGCAAACCCTGAAACTATTAGCCAATTCCGACCGATTAGCCTCTGTCGGTTTGTGCACAAGATTATTTCTAGGATTCTCACTACCAGACTTCAAACATTAATGGGGAGTATTATTTCAGAGCAACAATCAGCTTTCATCACAGGCCGTCAGGTGCATGATAACATCATTGTGGCCCATGAAGTGTTCCATTTTCTTAAACATAAGAGGGTGGGTTCAAAAGCTTCTGTTGCTATAAAATTAGATCTTAATAAGGCCTATGATCGAGTGTGCTGGGAGCCTGGGACTTCATGTTTCAAGTCATGGTTAAACTGGGTTTCGATAAAAAGTGGATTGATTGGATTAAGCAATGTGGGTGTTCGGTTAAATATTCCATCTATGTCAATGGGGGCCAGATTT GCTTTAGAGAATAAATCCCTGGCTGGTGTCCGCATGAGGAAAAGATGCCCAGTGGTATCACATTCGTTATTTGCAGATGATTCCCTAGTTTTTCTTGATGCAGTGCCTCAATTCTGCACCAATTTCAAGGAGTTGATGAATTGCTTTAGTGAAGCTTCAGGCCTGTCCCTCAATGTTCATAAATCAAGCCTCAGTTTTTCAGCAAATACACCGGACAACCTCAAGAATGAGATCAAAGGAATTCTGGGCATGAAAGAAATGGAGGGGTCCACTACTTATTTGGGGTTACCGGCTCTTTGGGGAAGGTCAAAAAAAGAGTCCATGGGCTACCTCAGAGATAGGATCATCAGGAAAGTTCAAGGGTGGAGTAACAATCATTTAAACCAGGCGGGAAAAGAG GACTTCGAATCTTTCAATTTAGCCCTCCTTGCTAAACAATTCTGGCGCCTTCTGACTAATCCAAATGCTCTATGGGCAAGAGTTCTTAAGGGACTTTACTTCAACAACAAATCTTGTATGGAGGCTGTTCGAGGGGCCTCGCCATCGTGGAGCTGGTGTAGCTTATTGGAAGGAAGAAATCTCATCCAGGAGGGAGTCCAATGGAGTGTGGGCAATGGAGAATCAATTCAATTTTGGGATGATAACTGGATTCCGGATCTTAATGGGACTAAGGTTGCCTCTCTTCCTAATGTTCAAAGGGAGCCTCTTAAAGTGGTTGAGTTCATTAATCATGTCACCAAAACTTGGGATTCAGAGAAGCTGAAGTGTGTTGTCCCTGCTGCGGAAGTGGAAGCCATTTGCAAGATCCCAATCAGCCTTACTGGTTTGCCTGATAAACTCATTTGGAAACACACCAACTCTGGGAATTACACAGTGAAATCAGGTTATGGCCAATGGTTTCTGAATAATGCAAGGAATAATCAAGCAGCCCCCTCAACGTCTCATGTTCCTCCAAAAACTATGTGGAATCGCCTGTGGAATATCCCAACAAATCCTAAGGTACGtatgtttatgtggaaagtagTTTGCAATTGGATTGCTTGTAgagaaaatttgtttaaaaGGAAATGTGCTACCAGTCCAATATGCTCTATTTGTGATCATGAATCTGAATCCATTGAACATTTACTTTTTCACTGTCCTTGGAGTCGAGCTGTCTGGTTTGGAAGTGGGAAGTCCTATTGGGTATTGAGAAATGAGAGGGTTACAGCTGATAAATGGATGGAAGATCTGTTGTGCGGAGATTTGGCAAAAGAAACTACCAAAGAAGATATAGGGTGTATTTTTCAACTCTGTTGGGCCATTTGGAAATCCCGGAACAACTGG GCTACTTTTGCAAAGGTGAGGAATTCTCCTACGGTTGCTGCACCAGTGGGTAGGAGGAATCCCCCCCCCCCTGGTGTTCTTAAAATTAATTGTGATGGAGCGTATCAATCTTCCCGCAGCTATGCTGCCTTTGGCATTATTGCCAGGGATAGTGGTGGATTAGCTCGATTTTTGCGTTGTGATCGTGTAAAGAGCAGTTCAGCATTGGCTATCGAAGCATGGGCATTAAGGATTGCATGTGCTATAGCTTTAGCGATGGATGTTTCTGTTGTAATTTTCGAATCAGATTGCAAAAATCTTATCGACAGCATCAATGACCCGAAGGCTCAGGTCGGTTGGCAGATTTCTACAACAGTAGAGAATATTAAAAGATGGGCAGGTGCAAAGCAATGGAGTTTTGTGTGGACCAATAGAAAAAACAACTCAGCGGCTCATTGA